One Micromonospora craniellae genomic region harbors:
- a CDS encoding ornithine cyclodeaminase family protein, translating to MKFLDDDAVRAALDEVDVLAAIEAAFVGLAAGDTVQPAQSVAVLPGERGDVIYYPAAVLRARHLGVTVSPYLAQLAEAGEDPVTAYTLVLSAETGRPLLLCDSRRLVAARTGATTALAVRALVRPRSGRVAIIGTGPIAESHARYVLQVGQWESIRFYSPSISGAGTIDAAAAARREALAAIDPAAGFATSVEDAVRDADVVMLCTSSSTPVLDPGLVAPTALITAVGTDGPSAHEIPPHCLPDLDVYCDYRMTTPAWAADMVLAREQVGWDAASIIADLPEMLSAPTTSGTGRTRYFRSIGLGLEDLALAGLLV from the coding sequence GTGAAGTTCCTCGACGACGACGCAGTACGCGCAGCGCTCGACGAGGTCGACGTGCTGGCGGCCATCGAGGCCGCGTTCGTCGGCCTCGCGGCGGGCGACACGGTGCAACCGGCCCAGTCGGTGGCGGTGCTGCCGGGCGAACGGGGCGACGTCATCTACTACCCCGCTGCGGTCCTGCGTGCCCGACACCTCGGTGTCACCGTTTCCCCCTACCTGGCACAGCTCGCCGAGGCGGGGGAGGACCCGGTGACCGCGTACACACTGGTGCTCTCGGCCGAGACCGGTCGTCCCCTGCTGCTCTGCGACTCCCGGCGGCTCGTGGCCGCGCGCACCGGTGCCACCACGGCCCTCGCGGTACGCGCCCTCGTTCGTCCCCGCAGCGGTCGTGTGGCGATCATCGGCACCGGCCCGATCGCCGAGTCGCACGCCCGGTACGTTCTGCAGGTCGGGCAGTGGGAGTCGATCCGCTTCTATTCACCGTCGATCAGCGGAGCCGGGACGATCGACGCGGCTGCGGCGGCCCGGCGGGAGGCGCTCGCGGCGATCGACCCGGCCGCCGGCTTCGCGACCTCCGTCGAGGACGCGGTCAGGGACGCCGACGTGGTGATGCTCTGCACCTCGTCGTCGACTCCGGTCCTGGATCCGGGCCTGGTCGCGCCGACCGCCCTGATCACTGCGGTCGGCACGGACGGTCCCTCGGCACACGAGATCCCTCCGCACTGCCTGCCCGATCTGGACGTCTACTGCGACTACCGGATGACCACGCCGGCCTGGGCCGCAGACATGGTGCTCGCACGGGAGCAGGTCGGCTGGGACGCGGCGAGCATCATCGCCGATCTGCCCGAGATGCTGTCCGCACCTACCACGTCGGGGACGGGGCGGACCCGCTACTTCCGCTCCATCGGCCTCGGCCTCGAAGATCTCGCACTGGCGGGCCTGCTGGTGTGA
- a CDS encoding asparagine synthetase B family protein has translation MCGIAASYPVDDAFITAALRAQAARGPDQTASVDLGFCALGVNRLAISGLDGGHQPLGSADGSVVVVFNGAIYNADRLIERYGLTPRSGNDGEIIHFLYQRYGLSFADHLEGMFAICLADLRRRELVVAVDQVGIKPLYWCDTSRGRYVASTLAAFPPELRRQVRRVPPGTVWSTSGEGRRIVHEHTLQGALGDLLTASVAEQLPHEVRWGCMLSGGVDSSLIARIATEFVGAGAVETFTCGTGSSTDLTAARQVAEMLGTKHHEIIVDPDELPEIVDRVVEATGSFERWTVMAGVGTYLTARAARQEGTKVLLSGEGADELFGGYDEFQEVPTPYLDSMLLQYQADLGVSECLRLDRCTMAHGVEVRVPFLCTPVMRHARELPVADKIRTVNGVPVRKWALREFARTLLPAHVADRRKEEFTNGSGLTAELRRIAEAMFPPTRVADIVAAHPSFPVDDPFSAWFFTRWWEANGNSLGDNWQSMVDRGLFRQQWSIYHQPNGRDFALYRSAPASGKGNAE, from the coding sequence ATGTGTGGCATCGCTGCTTCATACCCGGTCGACGACGCTTTCATCACCGCGGCGCTGCGTGCCCAGGCGGCACGCGGACCGGACCAGACCGCAAGCGTCGATCTCGGGTTCTGTGCGCTGGGCGTGAACCGCCTGGCGATCAGCGGACTCGACGGCGGCCACCAGCCCCTCGGTTCCGCTGACGGGTCCGTCGTCGTGGTCTTCAACGGGGCCATCTACAACGCCGACCGACTGATCGAGCGGTACGGTCTCACCCCGCGCAGTGGCAACGACGGCGAGATCATCCACTTTCTCTATCAGCGGTACGGCCTGAGCTTCGCCGACCATCTGGAAGGAATGTTCGCGATCTGCCTGGCGGATCTGCGGCGCCGGGAGCTCGTGGTGGCCGTGGACCAGGTCGGCATCAAGCCGCTGTACTGGTGCGACACGTCGCGGGGCCGGTACGTGGCGAGCACCCTCGCGGCGTTCCCGCCCGAGCTGCGCCGGCAGGTCCGGCGGGTACCACCCGGCACGGTGTGGAGCACCTCCGGCGAAGGGCGGCGAATCGTCCATGAGCACACCCTCCAAGGGGCCCTGGGTGACCTGCTGACAGCCTCGGTCGCCGAGCAGCTCCCCCATGAGGTCAGGTGGGGGTGCATGCTCAGCGGGGGAGTGGACAGTTCACTGATCGCCCGCATCGCGACCGAGTTCGTCGGGGCGGGCGCGGTCGAGACCTTCACCTGCGGCACCGGATCCAGCACCGATCTGACGGCGGCGCGGCAGGTCGCGGAGATGCTCGGCACCAAACACCACGAGATCATCGTCGACCCCGACGAACTGCCAGAGATCGTCGACCGGGTGGTCGAGGCCACCGGATCCTTCGAGCGGTGGACGGTCATGGCAGGGGTCGGGACCTACCTCACCGCGCGTGCCGCCCGTCAGGAGGGGACGAAGGTGCTGCTCTCCGGCGAGGGCGCCGACGAACTGTTCGGCGGGTACGACGAGTTCCAGGAAGTGCCGACGCCCTACCTCGACTCGATGCTGTTGCAGTACCAGGCGGATCTGGGCGTGTCGGAGTGCCTGCGGCTGGACCGCTGCACCATGGCGCACGGCGTCGAGGTGCGGGTGCCGTTCCTGTGCACCCCGGTCATGCGGCACGCGCGGGAGCTGCCGGTCGCCGACAAGATCCGCACCGTGAACGGCGTACCGGTGCGCAAGTGGGCGCTGCGCGAGTTCGCGCGGACGCTGTTGCCGGCGCACGTGGCCGACCGGCGCAAGGAGGAGTTCACCAACGGTTCCGGGTTGACCGCCGAGTTGCGCCGCATAGCGGAGGCGATGTTCCCACCGACCCGGGTGGCCGACATCGTGGCAGCCCATCCGTCTTTTCCGGTCGACGACCCGTTCTCCGCCTGGTTCTTCACCCGATGGTGGGAAGCCAACGGGAACAGCCTGGGCGACAATTGGCAGTCCATGGTGGACAGAGGGCTGTTCCGTCAGCAATGGTCGATCTACCACCAGCCGAACGGCCGTGACTTCGCGCTGTACCGCTCGGCTCCCGCCTCTGGGAAAGGAAACGCGGAATAA
- a CDS encoding type I restriction endonuclease subunit R: MAVHHESAFGDAILAALLGDGWLEGDPADYRPELGLDTAQLFMFIGATQPDEWEDLVTYYGGDRDAAQRGFTKRLDQAIADTGLLDVLRKGVKDHGVRIRLAYFKPSFVESEAILADYRRNRLTVVRELAYATKQADRGHRLDLTLFLNGIPVATAELKNPLTGAGVEHAKEQYRTDRDPTELIFSRRVVANFAVDPDLVFVTTQLRGAKTWFLPFNTGSEGPGRPGGEGNPPADGYGRYATSYLWEEIWQRDNWLDLLERFVHLHQEKGADGRTRKTLIFPRYHQWHAVKRLTAHAARHGAGHHYLVMASAGSGKSNTIAWLAHRLSSLHTPNDPAALDPDALAAGVTPGSPVFDKVLIITDRRNLDSQLRDTVGSFEQTAGLVVKIDERHGAKSEQLAKALSQETGKIVTVTLATWPALKDYLQRNPTEIRGSRFAIVVDEAHSSQAGEAATDVRRVLRDLGLDTDSDEAGATSAAGPRTAEEKLAASVRKRQRSANISYFAFTATPKAKTLELFGTLGADGKYHPFHTYSMRQAIEEGFILDPLRNYVTYDTYWKLVNENPDEKEVDSSKANKELARYALTHSSTVAQHAQIIVEHFRAHTAGRLGGRAKAMVVTASRQSAVQMSRAIKRYLADCDYPDPGVLVAFSGTLSYEGEEVTESKENGGLAESNLPKAFAYTRADDRTGRAGTAAGQREYRILVVAEKYQTGFDQPLLTTMYVNKKLTGVSAVQTLSRLNRTADRKSQGDLAVLDFVNDAEDVKEAFRPYFEKAETLPSDPNLLYTAQSRVMSAQLLVEAEMQAFVEAYLAAEEQAVGNAAKWEKLHAELYRHLQPTVDRFDELLHGEDEGDGEAAEEFRADLTDYVRKYGFLAQIVPYTDTELERLYLYGRHLLNRLPRRGDGGVDIGEVDLSHLRVEKTGEHDVSLAPEGAAEMKGFGDGSGGASEPEKTLLSALIERFNERFGTSFSDDDVVKPLNEAMAEPKVRQAAVANDEENFGHVFIPVFEEKMMDHFESAAELGRRYHGPQSDFRSSLNRSARSAAWRLIRRQEGVVDGEAA, translated from the coding sequence ATGGCGGTGCATCACGAGTCGGCGTTCGGTGACGCGATCCTCGCCGCGCTGCTGGGCGACGGCTGGTTGGAGGGCGACCCGGCCGATTACCGTCCCGAGCTCGGTCTCGACACCGCGCAGCTGTTCATGTTCATCGGCGCGACCCAGCCCGACGAGTGGGAGGACCTGGTCACCTACTACGGCGGGGACCGGGACGCCGCCCAGCGCGGTTTCACCAAGCGGCTCGACCAGGCGATCGCCGACACCGGTCTGCTGGACGTGCTCCGCAAGGGCGTCAAGGACCACGGGGTACGCATCCGGCTCGCGTACTTCAAGCCGTCGTTTGTGGAGTCGGAGGCGATCCTGGCCGACTACCGGCGCAACCGGCTCACCGTGGTCCGGGAGTTGGCGTACGCGACCAAGCAGGCCGACCGGGGCCACCGGCTCGACCTGACGCTGTTCCTCAACGGCATCCCGGTGGCCACCGCCGAGCTGAAGAACCCGCTCACCGGCGCCGGAGTCGAGCACGCCAAGGAGCAGTACCGCACCGATCGCGACCCGACCGAGCTGATCTTCTCCCGCCGGGTGGTGGCGAATTTCGCCGTCGACCCGGACCTGGTCTTCGTCACCACCCAACTGAGGGGTGCGAAGACCTGGTTCCTGCCGTTCAACACCGGCAGCGAGGGTCCGGGACGCCCCGGCGGGGAGGGCAACCCGCCGGCCGACGGGTACGGCAGGTACGCCACCTCCTATCTGTGGGAGGAGATCTGGCAACGGGACAACTGGCTCGACCTGTTGGAACGCTTCGTGCACCTGCATCAGGAGAAGGGCGCGGACGGTCGTACCCGAAAGACTCTGATCTTCCCGCGTTATCACCAGTGGCACGCGGTGAAGCGGCTGACCGCGCATGCGGCCCGGCACGGCGCCGGGCACCACTATCTGGTGATGGCCTCGGCCGGCTCGGGCAAGTCGAACACCATCGCCTGGCTCGCGCACCGGTTGTCGTCGCTGCACACCCCGAACGATCCGGCGGCGCTCGACCCGGACGCGCTCGCTGCCGGTGTCACGCCGGGCAGCCCGGTCTTCGACAAGGTCCTCATCATCACCGACCGGCGGAACCTGGACTCCCAACTACGGGACACGGTGGGGAGCTTCGAGCAGACCGCCGGGCTGGTCGTGAAGATCGACGAGCGGCACGGCGCGAAGTCGGAGCAGCTCGCCAAGGCGCTCTCGCAGGAGACCGGCAAGATCGTCACGGTCACGCTGGCCACCTGGCCGGCCCTCAAGGACTACCTCCAGCGCAACCCTACCGAGATCCGCGGCAGCCGGTTCGCGATCGTCGTGGACGAGGCGCACTCCTCGCAGGCGGGCGAAGCCGCCACCGACGTGCGGCGGGTGCTGCGCGACCTCGGCCTGGACACGGACTCCGACGAGGCGGGCGCGACCAGCGCCGCCGGGCCACGGACCGCCGAGGAGAAGTTGGCGGCGAGCGTCCGTAAGCGGCAGCGCAGCGCGAACATCTCCTACTTCGCCTTCACCGCCACGCCGAAGGCCAAGACCCTGGAACTCTTCGGCACGCTCGGCGCCGACGGCAAGTACCACCCGTTCCACACCTACTCGATGCGGCAGGCAATCGAGGAGGGCTTCATCCTCGACCCGCTGCGCAACTACGTCACCTATGACACGTACTGGAAGCTGGTCAACGAGAACCCGGACGAGAAGGAGGTCGACTCGTCCAAGGCGAACAAGGAGCTTGCCCGGTACGCGCTGACCCACAGTTCCACCGTGGCCCAGCACGCGCAGATCATCGTCGAACACTTCCGCGCGCACACCGCCGGGCGGCTCGGTGGCCGGGCGAAGGCGATGGTCGTCACCGCCTCCCGGCAGAGTGCCGTGCAGATGTCCCGGGCGATCAAGCGGTACCTCGCCGATTGTGACTACCCCGACCCGGGGGTGTTGGTCGCATTCTCCGGCACGCTCAGCTACGAGGGCGAGGAGGTCACCGAGTCGAAGGAGAACGGCGGGCTGGCGGAGAGCAACCTGCCCAAGGCGTTCGCCTACACCCGGGCCGACGACCGGACCGGCCGCGCCGGCACCGCTGCGGGCCAGCGCGAATACCGCATCCTGGTGGTCGCGGAGAAGTACCAGACCGGCTTCGACCAGCCGCTGCTCACCACCATGTACGTCAACAAGAAGCTCACCGGTGTCTCGGCCGTGCAGACGTTGTCCCGACTCAACCGGACCGCCGACCGCAAGAGCCAGGGTGACCTGGCGGTGCTGGACTTCGTCAACGACGCCGAGGACGTCAAGGAGGCGTTCCGGCCCTACTTCGAGAAGGCGGAGACGCTGCCCTCGGACCCGAACCTGCTCTACACCGCGCAGAGTCGGGTGATGTCCGCGCAGTTGCTGGTCGAGGCGGAGATGCAGGCGTTCGTGGAGGCGTACCTGGCGGCCGAGGAGCAGGCCGTCGGGAACGCGGCGAAGTGGGAGAAGCTGCACGCCGAGCTCTATCGGCACCTTCAGCCCACCGTCGACCGCTTCGACGAGCTGCTCCACGGTGAGGACGAGGGCGATGGTGAGGCGGCCGAGGAGTTCCGCGCCGACCTCACCGACTACGTCCGCAAGTACGGCTTCCTCGCCCAGATCGTGCCGTACACCGACACGGAGCTGGAACGGCTCTACCTCTATGGCCGGCACCTGCTCAACCGGTTGCCCCGACGTGGCGACGGCGGCGTCGACATCGGTGAGGTCGACCTCAGCCACCTGCGGGTGGAGAAGACCGGCGAGCACGACGTCAGCCTCGCCCCCGAGGGCGCGGCCGAGATGAAGGGCTTCGGCGACGGCTCCGGCGGTGCCAGTGAACCGGAGAAGACCCTGCTCTCCGCGCTCATCGAGCGGTTCAACGAGCGGTTCGGCACCAGCTTCAGCGACGACGACGTGGTCAAGCCGCTGAACGAGGCGATGGCCGAACCCAAGGTCCGGCAGGCCGCCGTCGCCAACGACGAGGAGAACTTCGGTCACGTCTTCATCCCGGTCTTCGAGGAGAAGATGATGGACCACTTCGAGAGCGCGGCCGAGCTCGGCCGCCGCTACCACGGGCCGCAGTCCGACTTCCGCAGCTCGCTCAACCGCAGCGCCCGCAGCGCCGCCTGGCGGCTGATCCGCCGCCAGGAGGGAGTCGTCGACGGCGAGGCCGCCTGA
- a CDS encoding serine/threonine-protein kinase: MRAESIAGRYERVEEIGAGGMGQVWRGYDSVLDREVAIKLIRPDAVHSPEQADELARRFRREARVTARIQHHGVPQVYDAVLDRSYDRLYLVMEFVRGTALRAFIDPQQPLPATWAAAIAAQICTVLSHAHAVPVVHRDLKPDNVLVTADGAIKLLDFGIAAILRTDVTRLTATGSAIGTHHYMSPEQIHGAQITPQSDLYALGCVLHELLTGQRVFVGGSDFELWRQHVTEPPPPLRTLRPDVPTAIEEVVLELLAKAPEDRPAEAYDVYERLLPFLPLPGSTPTVSHSAHRTMPDPTLVYRRPNVPRRRPEPAPVVPAPRSETPAADPAAMLRTDARDAIRAAVTRSDDLLADERFTQAAELLEQVIGPASAALGAESPRVLALRSRRAAILVIGGDFRRALPEFDALAAAYARTAGPTSEDALECLRQAAHCRAELGQTTAALRQFRQVLAHVRAASGDASPTALELRRNIGMVLLSEGKAAEAVDELRPLHDDLCVVYGPDHEETQEVAEVLARLRFTR; encoded by the coding sequence ATGCGGGCAGAGTCGATCGCGGGCCGGTACGAACGGGTCGAGGAGATCGGCGCCGGTGGGATGGGGCAGGTCTGGCGCGGCTACGACAGCGTCCTCGACCGTGAGGTCGCCATCAAGCTCATCCGCCCCGACGCCGTACACAGCCCGGAACAGGCCGATGAACTGGCCAGGCGGTTCCGCCGCGAGGCCCGCGTCACCGCCCGTATCCAGCACCACGGCGTGCCCCAGGTGTACGACGCCGTCCTCGACCGCTCCTACGACCGGCTCTACCTGGTGATGGAGTTCGTCCGGGGCACTGCCCTGCGAGCCTTCATCGACCCGCAGCAGCCGCTACCGGCCACCTGGGCCGCCGCGATCGCCGCGCAGATCTGCACGGTCCTGTCCCACGCCCACGCCGTCCCCGTCGTGCACCGTGATCTCAAGCCCGACAACGTCCTGGTCACCGCAGACGGAGCGATCAAACTCCTCGACTTCGGCATCGCCGCCATCCTGCGCACAGACGTCACCCGGCTCACCGCGACCGGCAGTGCCATCGGCACGCACCACTACATGTCGCCCGAGCAGATCCATGGTGCGCAGATCACGCCACAGAGCGACCTGTACGCCCTCGGCTGTGTCCTGCACGAGCTCCTCACCGGGCAACGGGTCTTCGTCGGCGGCAGCGACTTCGAACTGTGGCGTCAGCACGTCACCGAGCCGCCCCCGCCCCTGCGTACGCTCCGCCCCGACGTGCCCACAGCGATCGAGGAAGTGGTCCTCGAACTGCTGGCCAAGGCGCCCGAGGACCGTCCCGCAGAGGCCTACGACGTCTACGAGCGGCTGCTGCCCTTCCTGCCCCTGCCCGGATCGACACCGACCGTCTCCCACTCCGCACACCGCACCATGCCCGATCCGACGCTGGTGTACCGGCGACCCAACGTGCCGCGCCGTCGGCCCGAGCCCGCACCCGTGGTACCGGCACCACGCAGCGAGACGCCGGCAGCCGACCCAGCGGCGATGCTCCGGACCGACGCGCGGGACGCGATCCGGGCAGCGGTCACTCGGTCGGACGACCTGTTGGCCGACGAACGCTTCACCCAGGCGGCGGAGCTGCTCGAACAGGTCATCGGCCCCGCCAGTGCCGCTCTCGGCGCCGAGAGCCCCCGCGTACTGGCGTTGCGCTCCCGGCGAGCCGCCATCCTCGTCATCGGCGGAGACTTCCGACGGGCGCTACCCGAGTTCGACGCCCTCGCGGCCGCCTACGCCCGCACCGCCGGCCCGACCAGCGAGGACGCCCTGGAGTGCCTGCGTCAGGCAGCGCACTGCCGAGCCGAACTCGGCCAGACCACTGCGGCTCTGCGTCAGTTCCGGCAGGTGCTGGCCCACGTACGCGCCGCCTCCGGCGACGCCTCCCCCACCGCCCTCGAACTGCGCCGCAACATCGGCATGGTGTTGCTCTCCGAAGGCAAGGCGGCCGAGGCCGTCGACGAACTGCGGCCGTTGCACGACGACCTCTGCGTCGTCTACGGCCCCGACCATGAGGAGACCCAGGAGGTCGCCGAGGTGCTCGCCCGGCTCCGGTTCACTCGCTGA
- a CDS encoding response regulator transcription factor, whose product MTTIVLADDEVLLRTALAALLPLEGDITVLAEAHDGQSAVEATLRHRPDVLVIDLEMPGVDGLGAVAQIRRSLPDQVVLMLTRHARPGVLRKALRLGVQGFVSKSAEPAHITSVVATLHAGRRWIDPDVSALAITEDCPLTEREADVLRVTGEGYSVADIAARLHLAPGTVRNYLSNAMRKTQTRTRHEAARYAREHDWL is encoded by the coding sequence ATGACCACCATCGTGCTCGCCGACGACGAGGTGCTGCTGCGTACGGCCCTGGCCGCACTGCTGCCGCTGGAGGGTGACATCACCGTCCTGGCCGAGGCGCACGACGGCCAGTCAGCAGTCGAGGCCACCCTGCGGCACCGGCCCGACGTACTGGTCATCGACCTGGAGATGCCCGGCGTGGACGGCCTCGGCGCGGTCGCGCAGATCCGTCGTTCGCTCCCGGACCAGGTGGTCCTCATGCTGACCCGGCACGCCCGCCCCGGCGTGCTGCGCAAGGCGCTGCGGCTCGGCGTCCAGGGCTTCGTCAGCAAGTCCGCCGAACCGGCCCACATCACCTCGGTCGTGGCCACGCTGCACGCGGGCAGACGCTGGATCGACCCGGACGTGTCCGCGCTGGCCATCACCGAGGACTGCCCCCTGACCGAACGGGAGGCCGACGTGCTGCGGGTCACCGGGGAGGGCTACTCGGTCGCCGACATCGCCGCCCGACTGCACCTCGCGCCCGGAACCGTACGCAACTATCTCTCCAACGCGATGCGCAAGACGCAGACCCGGACCCGCCACGAGGCGGCCCGCTACGCCCGCGAACACGACTGGTTGTGA
- a CDS encoding sensor histidine kinase, translating to MTRCHWSGPVTAGYWGGDCKIGALVTGSPNAWWGVCAVGSLALREVRRRILAAVALVAYVAAVGATRLLVERDDVRQVLVAYVLVPAVLTVVVTLMTVVGERFYDLIRELEQTREREAELAVVRERFRFASDLHDIQGHTLHVVKLKIALAQKLLVRDTARAEKELRETYALVSDTIAQTKELAHAQRRLNLTAEIENAKNLFEAAGIRVRVTREAEVDSRAGELLGQVLRETTTNILRHAQATQVQITLSESGITIVNDGVTGDGPAELSGLSVLGQRVADDGGELTVRQQDGRFRTAATFPTAHAGTPSTAGRDDG from the coding sequence GTGACACGGTGTCACTGGTCGGGGCCGGTCACTGCCGGATACTGGGGTGGTGACTGCAAGATCGGCGCGCTGGTCACCGGCAGCCCGAACGCCTGGTGGGGGGTCTGCGCCGTGGGCTCCCTCGCCCTGCGCGAGGTGCGTCGGCGCATCCTGGCGGCGGTCGCGTTGGTGGCCTACGTCGCCGCCGTCGGTGCGACACGACTCCTGGTGGAGCGGGACGACGTACGCCAGGTCCTGGTCGCCTACGTCCTCGTCCCGGCCGTCCTCACCGTCGTCGTGACGCTGATGACGGTGGTGGGCGAGCGGTTCTACGACCTGATCCGGGAACTCGAACAGACCCGGGAACGCGAGGCGGAGCTGGCGGTCGTGCGGGAACGCTTCCGCTTCGCCAGCGACCTGCACGACATCCAGGGCCACACCCTGCACGTGGTCAAGCTGAAGATCGCGCTGGCGCAGAAACTGCTGGTCCGCGACACCGCACGGGCGGAGAAGGAACTGCGGGAGACGTACGCGCTGGTCAGCGACACCATCGCCCAGACCAAGGAACTCGCCCACGCGCAACGGCGGCTCAACCTCACCGCGGAGATCGAGAACGCGAAGAACCTGTTCGAGGCCGCCGGCATCCGGGTCCGGGTGACCCGGGAGGCCGAGGTCGACTCCCGTGCCGGTGAGCTGCTCGGTCAGGTGCTCCGCGAGACGACCACCAACATCCTGCGGCACGCGCAGGCGACCCAGGTGCAGATCACGCTCTCCGAGTCGGGCATCACCATCGTCAACGACGGTGTGACCGGGGACGGACCCGCCGAACTCAGCGGGCTGTCCGTCCTCGGTCAGCGGGTGGCGGACGACGGAGGTGAGTTGACCGTGCGACAGCAGGACGGGCGGTTCCGGACCGCCGCGACGTTCCCGACGGCGCACGCCGGAACCCCGTCGACTGCGGGCAGGGACGACGGATGA
- a CDS encoding ATP-binding cassette domain-containing protein has protein sequence MSNTPVIDVERLNLAYGDFHAVKDVSFQVRRGKLYALLGTNGAGKTSTLEVVEGHRKPTSGTVRVFGHSPQDRRAVRPGMAGRRWTGCGRTVPPSC, from the coding sequence ATGTCCAACACACCAGTCATCGACGTTGAACGGCTGAACCTCGCCTACGGCGACTTCCACGCCGTGAAGGACGTCTCCTTCCAGGTGCGGCGCGGGAAGCTCTACGCGCTGCTCGGCACCAACGGGGCCGGGAAAACCTCGACCCTGGAGGTCGTCGAGGGGCACCGGAAGCCGACCTCCGGCACCGTGCGTGTCTTCGGGCACAGCCCGCAGGACCGCCGCGCCGTACGTCCCGGGATGGCTGGGCGACGGTGGACCGGATGCGGGAGAACGGTGCCACCATCGTGCTGA
- a CDS encoding ABC transporter permease — translation MLSIASSELIQIFRNRLVLITSLIVPVAVCVFFVRQHETFAAIGSLGYIAAIVMFTVAAFGLYATAVTTLASRRQNLFLKRLRSTAEGDAGILAGLLLPVVVLAAVQVTAILIALAVVAGQPSDILLLVVATIATLAMMVGLALATAGLTNSPEHAQVTTLPVTLGVIGVASWVGITGTADLAWLRRLLPGGAATELTMNAWNGGVAVTDSLLLLAPTLGWVAVAVALATRLLRWEPRR, via the coding sequence ATGTTGTCCATCGCGTCCAGCGAGCTGATCCAGATCTTCCGCAACCGGCTGGTCCTGATCACCAGCCTCATCGTCCCGGTCGCGGTCTGTGTGTTCTTCGTCCGCCAGCACGAGACCTTCGCCGCCATCGGCAGCCTCGGCTACATCGCCGCGATCGTGATGTTCACGGTGGCCGCGTTCGGGCTCTACGCCACCGCCGTCACCACCCTGGCCTCGCGGCGGCAGAACCTGTTCCTCAAGCGGTTGCGTTCCACCGCCGAGGGCGACGCCGGCATCCTCGCCGGCCTGTTGCTGCCCGTCGTCGTCCTCGCCGCGGTGCAGGTGACCGCGATCCTGATCGCACTGGCCGTCGTCGCCGGTCAGCCGTCCGACATCCTCCTGCTCGTGGTGGCGACCATCGCCACCCTGGCCATGATGGTCGGCCTGGCGCTGGCCACCGCAGGACTGACGAACTCACCCGAGCACGCCCAGGTCACCACGCTTCCCGTCACCCTCGGCGTGATCGGCGTGGCAAGCTGGGTGGGCATCACCGGCACGGCGGACCTCGCCTGGCTCAGACGGCTGCTGCCCGGCGGCGCGGCCACCGAGCTGACCATGAACGCCTGGAACGGCGGCGTCGCCGTGACCGACTCCCTGCTCCTGCTCGCGCCCACGCTGGGCTGGGTCGCCGTCGCCGTCGCCCTCGCCACCCGACTCCTCCGTTGGGAGCCCCGCCGATGA
- a CDS encoding cation:proton antiporter, with protein sequence MTLEIVGQVLALLGAAIFVAAAIGLHRLPDPYTRTSAVATAAGLGVTFIVAGAALIAPHLPNTVKAIIAIVLQLATSAVGGMVIARAAVLSRHRFSTDTVTGEITDQPERES encoded by the coding sequence ATGACCCTGGAGATCGTGGGACAGGTCCTCGCGCTCCTCGGCGCGGCCATCTTCGTCGCCGCGGCCATCGGCCTGCACCGCCTGCCCGACCCCTACACCCGCACCTCGGCCGTGGCCACCGCCGCCGGACTCGGTGTCACCTTCATCGTCGCCGGAGCGGCCCTCATCGCCCCCCACCTGCCGAACACGGTCAAGGCGATCATCGCCATCGTCCTGCAACTGGCGACATCGGCCGTCGGCGGCATGGTCATCGCCCGTGCTGCCGTGCTGTCCCGGCACCGATTCAGCACCGACACCGTCACCGGCGAGATCACCGACCAGCCGGAAAGGGAGAGCTGA
- a CDS encoding monovalent cation/H+ antiporter complex subunit F has translation MIILDIAIAGCGFAFLVSAYRIARGPTPADRAIAADLLTFAVVGLIALIGVRTHRQGTFDLVLVATLVAFLAAVSLARAIANGRR, from the coding sequence ATGATCATTCTGGACATCGCCATCGCCGGCTGCGGATTCGCCTTCCTCGTGTCGGCCTACCGCATCGCCCGCGGGCCCACACCCGCCGATCGCGCCATCGCCGCCGACCTGCTTACCTTCGCCGTCGTCGGCCTCATCGCCCTGATCGGCGTCAGAACCCACCGCCAGGGCACCTTCGACCTCGTCCTGGTCGCCACCCTGGTGGCGTTCCTCGCCGCCGTCTCCCTGGCCCGCGCGATCGCGAACGGACGCCGATGA